From Takifugu flavidus isolate HTHZ2018 unplaced genomic scaffold, ASM371156v2 ctg665, whole genome shotgun sequence:
GTGACCCTCAACCCCTCTGACTGGCtgtcctccactgtgtcctCTACTGTGTCCTCTACTGTGTCCTCTACTGTGTCCTACCTGTGTCCCCCGTGTCCTCCACTGTGTCCCCCCTGTGTCcttcctgtgtctctctgtgtctccctgcgtcctCCCTGTGTCTTCCACTGtgtcctccactgtgtcctacctgtgtcctccactgtgtcctacctgtgtcctccactgtgtcctacctgtgtcctccactgtgtcctacctgtgtctccctgtgtcctccactgtgtcctCTACTGTGTCCTACCTGCGTCTCCCTGCATCCTCCACTGTGTCCTCTACTGTGTCCtacctgcgtctccctgcgtcctccctgtgtcctccagtgtcccctgtgtcctctgtgtcttcCACTGTGTCTTCCACTGTGTCCtacctgtgtctccctgcgtcctCCCTGTGTCCCCCCACTGTGTCCcccctgtgtcctccacagtgTCCTCCACTGTGCCTTCCCTGTGTCCTCCACTGTGTTCTACCTGCGTCTCCCTGTGTCCTCCCTGTGTCCTACCTGCGTCTCCCTGTGTCCTCCCTGTGTCCTCCCTGCGTCCTCCCCGTGTCCTCGTACTTAAGAAGGGCAGCAGCAGTTCTTACCCGCACGTCTCCGAGATCTGTGGTCTGGAAGTACTGCAAGGCTTCGTTGAAAGATATGATTGGTGTTGGGTTCAGGTCCTCGGGGAGAGCTGAGGGACACGATCCAGAGGGGACTCTGTTAGAACCTGAGATCAGTCCAGCCTTTAGCTGGCGTCAGGAGAAACTGCTGACCTGGTTGGATGTTCTCCAGGGCCTCCCACTCCTGCCGGGCCTTCTCCAACTCGGGGTTTTCTTCTGAAAGGATTCAGGCAAATGTTGCTCAGGTGACATCAGAAGCTGCAGGtgtctcacacatgcagcaggtGTTCAGAGGAAACGGGTCAAGACCAGTAAGCCGGTCACACGAGTTAACGAAGAGCAGTAGACAGACATGAGGAAGGTCACCGGGTGGTCTGGGGCCATGAGTCCAGGAACGGTCCTGGAGGTGCTACTAAACCACCAGCTAAAACTGAACTGTCACCAGGTTCTAGAGCAGCTGCCACAGGAGCACCACATTGTGGACACTCCACAGGAGTTACCTGCAGGCTTGGCTTGGCCCCCCCCGGCTGACAGGGTCTGCAGAAGACCGTTCTGCTTCAGCGTGGAGATCTGGAGGAAAGTCACACAAGAGTTTTACAGATCCGCAGCAGATCCGCGGCTGCTCTCCACCTGTGGTGGAGGTGAAGCACCAGAGGGACGGACCGGCAGAGGTGTGAGGGCGGCTGACGGCACCACCGGGTCCCTACCGGCACCACCAGGTACTAGGCCGTTCCTCACCTGAAGAACCAAAGAGGACACCTTCAACTCAAGGCCTACAATGGAAGAtctgaggcgtgtgtgtgtgtgtggtgtgtgtgtgtgtgtgtgtggtgtggggggggggggggggggggggggggcactcacaGACTTCAGGTTGGAGTGTCCATTGGTGATTTCCTCTAATGGTTTACATTCACAGGATAACTCAGTTgagccctacacacacacagagacacacacacacacacacacacacacacagacacacacacaaacacacacacagacacacacacacacacacacacaccacacacacacagtgttgggG
This genomic window contains:
- the LOC130521053 gene encoding ELMO domain-containing protein 3-like → MEEGADVTSGTEGSTELSCECKPLEEITNGHSNLKSVRNGLVPGGAGRDPVVPSAALTPLPISTLKQNGLLQTLSAGGGQAKPAEENPELEKARQEWEALENIQPALPEDLNPTPIISFNEALQYFQTTDLGDVRVRTAAALLKYEDTGRTQGGHREDTGRRR